TTAATACAATTCTTATCCCTCAAGATGCAGGCTTGCTGAGTGCTTATGGCATAGGGGCTGCTTTGCTGGAGCGTTTTGCCGAAAAGCAGTTGCTTACCTCAGTACAAAGTTTTTTTGGAGAAAAAGAAGTCGCTTTGCAGCAACTGTTTGACCAACTTGAGTCAGAAGCTTTTAACGAGGTAAAAGACGAAGGTATTCCTGCCAATAATATTGAAATTCGTCAACGCATTGCTTATTTGCGTTTCAAAGGACAAGATGCCAGTCTTGATATACCTTTGACCAATGACAAAGCCAGCATAGAGACTATAGTAGAGCACTTCCGTAAAAAATACGAAAACATTTATGGGCATTGGGTGTCCAACCGTGAGATAGAGGTAGAATCTATCCGGGTAATTGCTTCGGTAAAATCTGGCTTGGAAACAAATGAACTTCCTAAGCCTAATGTTTATGTGCCCGAACCTTCGCATTATATTAAATCATTTATAGACGATAAGTGGAGAAAAGCACCGGTATATCTCCGCGAAAACCTGCAAAAAGGCGCCACTATTGAAGGATTTGGCTTGGTGCTCGACAAGCACAGCACCACGGTGATAGAAGAAGATTGGGTATTCACTATAGATGCTCAGGGCACAGGTATTATTACGCGCAAAAAACGAGTAAAACGACCCGGAGGCTACTTCAGAATCTCGGAATACATGAGCGAAGAAATAGAGCTGGAGCTTTTCACTAACCGCTTTATGTCTATTGCCGAAAACATGGGAGCCATGCTTCAGCGCACATCTTTATCGGTCAATGTAAAAGAACGTTTAGATTTTTCTTGTGCCTTGTTAGACGCTAAAGGTGAGTTAGTGGCCAATGCGCCTCATATTCCAGTACACCTTGGTAGCCTGGGGGTATGCGTCAGAAGCGTGCTCAAATCGGGGGTTATGTTGCAAGACGGTGATACTATCATTACCAACCATCCCAAGTTTGGTGGTTCTCACTTGCCCGATGTTACGCTCATTACTCCAGTATATTCAGAGTATCGCCGTTTGATCGGGTATGTAGTAAACCGAGCGCATCATTCAGAAATAGGAGGAATAAGGCCGGCATCTATGCCTCCTGATGCCAAAAACCTTTCTGAAGAGGGGGTGGTCATTGACCCATTCTTTTTGGTGAAAGGTGGGAAAGTTAACTGGAAAGAAATCAGGCATGTACTTGAAAATGCCGATTACCCTACCCGTTCTATCGAAGAAAACCTGGCAGACCTCAACGCTGCCCTTGCCGCCAACCGCAGTGGTGAGAAAGCATTGAAAAAACTGGTGAAATCTCATGGGTTTGACAAAGTGCAGTTATATATGAATATGCTCAAGCTCAATGCCTTTAACAACATGGGAGAAACGCTGAACAAAATTCCTAATGGAATCTATACTGCGGAAGAGTTTTTAGACGATGGAACACCTTTGCGGGTAAGTGTAGAGGTAAAAAACAGTAGTTGTACCATTGATTTTAAAGGTTCGGGAGGAGTACACAAAGGAAATCTGAATGCCAACCCAGCCATCGTCAATAGTGTGGTGATTTATGTGCTACGCTTGTTGCTGGATAAAAGTATGCCGTTAAACGATGGTATTTTGACACCAATCAGGATCAATATACCAGAAGGCACCATTTTGAACCCTCATTTTCCTGATGATATTACCCAATGCCCTGCTGTAGTAGGAGGCAATGTAGAAACCAGTCAACGTTTGACCGATACTTTACTAAAAGCATTTGGAGTAATGGCTTGTAGTCAGGGAACAATGAATAATGTACTGTTTGGTAACCAAAACTTTGGTTATTATGAAACTATTTGTGGAGGATGTGGCGCAGGTGCCTCATTTGATGGTACCTCAGCGGTACACCACCACATGACCAATACCCGTATCACCGACCCCGAAATTTTTGAGCACCGTTACCCGGTAAGGCTCGATAGGTTCGAGATAAGAGCAGGCTCAGGTGGTCAAGGAAAATTTAAAGGAGGTGATGGTATTATCAGAGAAATTACTTTCTTAGAGCCCGTATCTTTGTCAGTGCTTACCCAGCACCG
This window of the Microscilla marina ATCC 23134 genome carries:
- a CDS encoding hydantoinase B/oxoprolinase family protein; translated protein: MAGAIKKISVAKGYDPSEYGLVAFGGAGGLHVCGIAELLNINTILIPQDAGLLSAYGIGAALLERFAEKQLLTSVQSFFGEKEVALQQLFDQLESEAFNEVKDEGIPANNIEIRQRIAYLRFKGQDASLDIPLTNDKASIETIVEHFRKKYENIYGHWVSNREIEVESIRVIASVKSGLETNELPKPNVYVPEPSHYIKSFIDDKWRKAPVYLRENLQKGATIEGFGLVLDKHSTTVIEEDWVFTIDAQGTGIITRKKRVKRPGGYFRISEYMSEEIELELFTNRFMSIAENMGAMLQRTSLSVNVKERLDFSCALLDAKGELVANAPHIPVHLGSLGVCVRSVLKSGVMLQDGDTIITNHPKFGGSHLPDVTLITPVYSEYRRLIGYVVNRAHHSEIGGIRPASMPPDAKNLSEEGVVIDPFFLVKGGKVNWKEIRHVLENADYPTRSIEENLADLNAALAANRSGEKALKKLVKSHGFDKVQLYMNMLKLNAFNNMGETLNKIPNGIYTAEEFLDDGTPLRVSVEVKNSSCTIDFKGSGGVHKGNLNANPAIVNSVVIYVLRLLLDKSMPLNDGILTPIRINIPEGTILNPHFPDDITQCPAVVGGNVETSQRLTDTLLKAFGVMACSQGTMNNVLFGNQNFGYYETICGGCGAGASFDGTSAVHHHMTNTRITDPEIFEHRYPVRLDRFEIRAGSGGQGKFKGGDGIIREITFLEPVSLSVLTQHRSERPYGLEGGEEGQCGEQYIERKNEQGKVERVLLAGIDGLDVNAGDKLVIKTPGGGGFGKTES